From a single Pseudomonas serboccidentalis genomic region:
- a CDS encoding vWA domain-containing protein: MLLNLFNEMRAAKVPVSVRELLDLINALKQRVTFADMDEFYYLSRAILVKDERHFDKFDRAFSAYFNGLEKLDDHLQALIPEDWLRKEFERSLTDEERAQIQSLGGLDKLIEEFKKRLEEQKERHAGGNKWIGTGGTSPFGSGGFNPEGIRVGDAGKRQGKAVKVWDQREYKNLDDSVELGTRNIKVALRRLRKFARQGAAEELDIDGTIDHTAKDAGLLNIQMRPERRNTVKLLLLFDIGGSMDAHVKICEELFSACKTEFKHLEYFYFHNFIYESVWKNNMRRTSERTSTQDLLHKYGADYKVIFIGDAAMAPYEITQAGGSVEHWNEEPGYVWMQRFMEKYKKLIWINPYPKDTWGYTSSTNIVRDLIEDQMYPLTLRGLEEGMRFLSK, translated from the coding sequence ATGCTGCTCAACCTGTTCAATGAAATGCGTGCAGCCAAGGTGCCGGTGTCGGTGCGCGAGCTGCTCGACCTGATCAACGCGCTGAAACAGCGCGTGACCTTCGCCGACATGGACGAGTTCTACTACTTGTCGCGGGCAATTCTGGTGAAGGACGAACGGCATTTCGACAAGTTCGACCGTGCATTCAGCGCCTACTTCAATGGCCTGGAAAAACTCGACGATCACCTGCAGGCGCTGATTCCCGAAGACTGGTTGCGCAAGGAATTCGAGCGCTCGCTGACTGACGAGGAACGCGCGCAGATCCAGTCGCTCGGTGGCCTCGACAAGCTGATCGAGGAGTTCAAGAAGCGTCTGGAAGAACAGAAGGAACGCCACGCCGGCGGTAACAAATGGATCGGCACCGGCGGCACCAGCCCGTTCGGCTCCGGCGGGTTCAACCCGGAAGGCATCCGGGTTGGCGATGCCGGCAAGCGTCAGGGCAAAGCGGTGAAAGTCTGGGATCAACGCGAGTACAAGAACCTCGACGACTCGGTGGAGCTGGGCACGCGCAACATCAAGGTCGCCCTGCGCCGCTTGCGCAAATTCGCTCGTCAGGGTGCAGCGGAAGAGCTGGACATCGACGGCACCATCGACCACACCGCCAAGGACGCCGGCCTGCTGAACATCCAGATGCGCCCAGAGCGGCGTAACACGGTCAAGCTGTTGCTGCTGTTCGACATCGGCGGTTCGATGGATGCGCACGTGAAGATCTGCGAGGAGCTGTTCTCGGCCTGCAAGACCGAGTTCAAGCATCTGGAGTATTTCTACTTCCACAACTTCATTTATGAATCGGTGTGGAAGAACAACATGCGCCGCACCTCCGAGCGCACCTCAACCCAGGACCTGCTGCACAAGTACGGCGCCGACTACAAAGTGATCTTCATCGGCGACGCCGCCATGGCACCCTACGAAATCACCCAGGCTGGCGGCAGCGTCGAGCACTGGAACGAAGAGCCGGGTTACGTGTGGATGCAGCGTTTCATGGAGAAGTACAAGAAGCTCATCTGGATCAATCCGTATCCGAAGGACACGTGGGGCTACACCTCATCGACCAATATCGTGCGCGATTTGATCGAGGATCAGATGTATCCGCTGACCCTTCGTGGATTGGAAGAAGGGATGCGGTTTCTGTCCAAATAA
- a CDS encoding AAA family ATPase: protein MKFEGTQAYVATDDLKLAVNAAITLERPLLVKGEPGTGKTMLAEQLAESFGAKLITWHIKSTTKAHQGLYEYDAVSRLRDSQLGNEKVHDVRNYLKKGKLWEAFESEERVILLIDEIDKADIEFPNDLLQELDKMEFYVYEIDETIKAKKRPIIIITSNNEKELPDAFLRRCFFHYIAFPDRTTLQKIVDVHYPDIKKDLVSEALDVFFDVRKVPGLKKKPSTSELVDWLKLLMADNIGEAVLRERDPTKAIPPLAGALVKNEQDVQLLERLAFMSRRGSR from the coding sequence ATGAAGTTCGAAGGCACCCAGGCCTACGTCGCCACCGATGACCTGAAGCTGGCGGTCAACGCCGCCATCACCCTGGAGCGGCCGCTGCTGGTCAAGGGCGAACCGGGCACCGGCAAGACCATGCTCGCCGAGCAACTGGCCGAATCGTTCGGCGCCAAGTTGATCACCTGGCACATCAAGTCCACCACCAAGGCCCATCAGGGCCTGTACGAGTACGACGCGGTCAGCCGTCTGCGCGACTCGCAGCTGGGCAACGAAAAAGTCCACGATGTGCGCAACTACCTGAAGAAGGGCAAGCTCTGGGAGGCGTTCGAGTCAGAAGAGCGCGTCATTCTGCTGATCGACGAGATCGACAAGGCCGACATCGAATTCCCGAATGACCTGCTGCAAGAACTCGACAAGATGGAGTTCTACGTTTACGAGATCGACGAGACCATCAAGGCCAAGAAGCGCCCGATCATCATCATTACCTCGAACAACGAGAAAGAGCTGCCGGACGCCTTCCTGCGCCGTTGCTTCTTCCACTACATCGCCTTCCCGGACCGCACCACCCTGCAGAAAATCGTCGACGTGCACTACCCGGACATCAAGAAGGATCTGGTCAGCGAGGCGCTGGACGTGTTCTTCGATGTGCGCAAGGTGCCGGGCCTGAAGAAGAAGCCGTCGACCTCGGAACTGGTGGACTGGCTGAAGCTGCTGATGGCCGACAACATCGGCGAAGCGGTGCTGCGCGAGCGCGATCCGACCAAAGCCATTCCGCCGCTGGCCGGTGCCCTGGTGAAGAACGAGCAGGACGTTCAGTTGCTTGAGCGTCTGGCGTTCATGAGCCGTCGCGGCTCTCGCTAA
- a CDS encoding DUF4160 domain-containing protein, translating to MTTKYRFRDKYRIQLREKDHPPPHVHPTGGGVDVMLSLETIEVMMGKARPLIIKEAQASVAAHQVQLLEDWKRCCP from the coding sequence ATGACGACTAAATACCGATTTCGCGACAAATACCGCATTCAGTTGCGTGAGAAGGATCATCCTCCGCCCCATGTTCACCCGACCGGTGGTGGTGTGGACGTGATGCTGAGCCTGGAAACCATCGAGGTCATGATGGGCAAGGCTCGGCCGCTGATTATCAAGGAAGCGCAGGCCTCGGTTGCGGCTCATCAGGTGCAACTGCTGGAGGACTGGAAACGATGTTGCCCATGA
- a CDS encoding DUF748 domain-containing protein, with protein MKRRYSWPLGIFAVVVVLLIALHIALPYMVRDYLNNKLADMGDYRGQITDVDLALWRGAYKINGLKIVKVDGKVPVPFVNAPLIDLSVSWHSLWYDHAVVAQVQFLNPEVNFVDGGANKQNSQTGKGTDWRAQLSKLLPITLDEVQIHDGKISFRNFSSHPPVNMNATQVEASIYNLTNVVDKQGKRDARFEGKALLLGHAPLETSATFDPLSNFEDFQFRLRARDIELKSMNDFASAYGKFDFNAGHGDVVIEAQAKKAQVSGYIKPLLRDVEVFNWQQDVENKNKSIFRSVWEALVGGTETVLKNQAKNQFATRVELSGSVHQQNISAFEAFLQILRNGFIQAFNARYERPKPDAG; from the coding sequence ATGAAGCGTCGCTACAGTTGGCCACTCGGGATTTTCGCCGTCGTCGTTGTGTTGCTGATCGCGCTGCACATTGCCCTGCCCTACATGGTGCGCGACTACCTGAACAACAAACTGGCGGACATGGGCGATTACCGGGGCCAGATCACCGACGTCGATCTGGCCCTGTGGCGCGGCGCTTACAAAATCAACGGACTGAAAATCGTAAAGGTCGATGGCAAGGTACCGGTGCCGTTCGTCAACGCACCGCTGATCGATCTGTCGGTCAGTTGGCACTCGCTGTGGTACGACCATGCGGTGGTGGCGCAGGTGCAGTTCCTCAATCCCGAGGTCAACTTCGTCGATGGCGGGGCCAACAAGCAGAACTCCCAGACCGGTAAAGGCACCGACTGGCGCGCGCAGCTCAGTAAACTGCTGCCGATCACCCTCGACGAGGTACAGATTCACGACGGCAAGATCAGCTTCCGCAACTTCAGCTCCCATCCACCGGTGAATATGAATGCCACCCAGGTCGAGGCCAGCATCTACAACCTGACCAACGTGGTCGACAAACAGGGCAAACGCGATGCCCGCTTCGAAGGCAAGGCCCTGCTGCTGGGGCATGCGCCCCTGGAAACCAGCGCGACCTTTGATCCGCTGAGCAATTTCGAAGATTTCCAGTTCCGCCTGCGCGCCCGTGACATCGAACTCAAGAGCATGAACGACTTCGCCTCGGCCTACGGCAAGTTCGACTTCAACGCCGGCCACGGTGATGTCGTGATCGAAGCCCAGGCGAAAAAAGCCCAGGTCAGTGGTTACATCAAGCCACTGCTGCGCGACGTCGAAGTGTTCAACTGGCAGCAGGACGTGGAAAACAAGAACAAGAGCATCTTCCGCTCGGTCTGGGAGGCACTGGTGGGCGGCACGGAAACCGTGCTGAAGAACCAGGCCAAAAACCAGTTCGCCACCCGGGTCGAGCTCAGCGGCAGCGTGCATCAGCAAAATATCAGCGCGTTCGAAGCGTTTTTGCAGATTTTGCGCAATGGCTTCATCCAGGCCTTCAATGCGCGGTATGAGCGACCGAAGCCGGATGCGGGCTAA
- the cysK gene encoding cysteine synthase A, translating to MSRIFADNAHSIGNTPLVQINRIAPRGVTILAKIEGRNPGYSVKCRIGANMIWDAESSGKLKPGMTIVEPTSGNTGIGLAFVAAARGYKLMLTMPASMSIERRKVLKALGAELVLTEPAKGMKGAIEKAAEIVASDADKYFMPSQFDNPANPAIHEKTTGPEIWNDTDGAVDVLVAGVGTGGTITGVSRYIKNTQGKPILSVAVEPVSSPVISQALAGEEIKPSPHKIQGIGAGFVPKNLDLSIVDRVEQVTDDESKAMALRLMQEEGILCGISCGAAMAVAVRLAETPEMQGKTIVVILPDSGERYLSSMLFSDLFTEQENQQ from the coding sequence ATGAGCCGCATTTTCGCTGACAACGCCCATTCCATCGGCAATACGCCACTGGTGCAGATCAACCGCATCGCGCCGCGTGGCGTGACCATTCTGGCCAAGATCGAGGGGCGTAACCCCGGTTATTCGGTCAAGTGCCGGATCGGCGCGAACATGATCTGGGATGCCGAAAGCAGCGGCAAACTCAAACCGGGCATGACCATCGTCGAGCCGACCTCCGGCAATACCGGCATTGGCCTGGCTTTTGTCGCGGCGGCACGCGGTTACAAGTTGATGCTGACCATGCCGGCCTCGATGAGTATCGAGCGCCGCAAGGTGCTCAAGGCGTTGGGTGCAGAGTTGGTCCTGACCGAACCGGCCAAGGGCATGAAAGGCGCGATCGAGAAGGCCGCTGAGATTGTTGCCAGCGATGCCGACAAGTACTTCATGCCGTCGCAGTTCGACAATCCGGCGAACCCGGCGATTCACGAGAAAACCACCGGTCCGGAAATCTGGAACGACACCGATGGTGCCGTGGATGTACTGGTGGCTGGCGTCGGCACCGGCGGAACCATCACCGGCGTTTCGCGGTATATCAAGAATACCCAGGGCAAACCGATCCTGTCGGTGGCGGTGGAACCGGTGTCCTCGCCGGTGATCAGCCAGGCGCTGGCGGGCGAAGAGATCAAGCCGAGCCCCCACAAGATTCAGGGAATTGGTGCCGGTTTCGTGCCGAAGAACCTCGACTTGTCGATCGTCGACCGGGTGGAACAGGTCACCGACGACGAATCCAAGGCCATGGCGCTGCGATTGATGCAGGAAGAAGGGATCTTGTGCGGTATCTCTTGCGGCGCGGCCATGGCGGTTGCGGTGCGACTGGCAGAGACCCCGGAGATGCAGGGCAAGACCATCGTGGTGATCCTGCCGGACTCCGGCGAGCGCTATCTGTCGAGCATGTTGTTCAGCGATCTGTTTACCGAACAGGAGAATCAGCAGTAA
- a CDS encoding aspartyl/asparaginyl beta-hydroxylase domain-containing protein, whose product MTFSLAAKVLVLLLFVGSILYVHLRGKARLPVLRQFVNHSALFAPYNALMYLFSGVPSKPYLDRSKFPELDVLRDNWETIRDEAMHLFDEGYIRAAEKNNDAGFGSFFKKGWKRFYLKWYDKPLPSAETLCPKTVALVSAIPNVKGAMFALLPGGSHLNPHRDPFAGSLRYHLGLSTPNSDDCRIFVDGQVYAWRDGEDVMFDETYVHWVKNETEQTRVILFCDVERPLSNRLMTRINRAISAWLGRATAPQNLDDERVGGINQAYAWSKHFSDKFSGVVKQWKRRNPKAYRIMRPVLAVVVLTLLGYWLFG is encoded by the coding sequence ATGACCTTTTCGTTAGCCGCCAAGGTGTTGGTGTTGCTGCTGTTTGTGGGCAGCATCCTCTATGTGCATTTGCGCGGCAAGGCGCGTTTGCCGGTCCTGCGTCAGTTCGTCAACCACTCGGCGCTGTTCGCTCCTTACAATGCTCTGATGTACCTGTTCTCCGGCGTGCCATCCAAGCCGTATCTGGATCGCAGCAAGTTTCCGGAGCTGGATGTGCTGCGCGACAACTGGGAAACCATTCGCGACGAGGCCATGCACCTGTTCGACGAGGGCTACATCCGCGCCGCCGAGAAGAACAATGACGCCGGTTTCGGCTCGTTCTTCAAGAAGGGCTGGAAGCGTTTCTACCTCAAGTGGTACGACAAACCGCTGCCGTCGGCCGAAACCCTGTGCCCGAAAACCGTGGCGCTGGTCAGTGCGATTCCCAACGTCAAAGGCGCAATGTTTGCGCTGTTGCCGGGTGGCAGCCATCTGAATCCGCACCGCGATCCGTTTGCCGGCTCCCTGCGTTATCACCTGGGTCTGTCGACGCCGAACTCCGACGATTGCCGGATCTTCGTGGACGGTCAGGTCTACGCCTGGCGCGACGGTGAAGACGTGATGTTCGACGAGACCTACGTGCACTGGGTCAAGAACGAAACCGAACAGACCCGCGTCATCCTGTTCTGCGACGTCGAACGTCCGCTGAGCAACCGCCTGATGACCCGCATCAACCGCGCCATCAGTGCCTGGCTGGGCCGTGCCACCGCGCCGCAGAACCTTGACGACGAACGTGTCGGCGGGATCAACCAGGCCTATGCCTGGAGCAAGCACTTCAGCGACAAATTCAGTGGCGTGGTCAAACAGTGGAAGCGTCGCAATCCCAAGGCCTACCGCATCATGCGCCCGGTTTTGGCGGTGGTGGTGCTGACATTGCTGGGGTATTGGCTGTTTGGTTGA